Proteins from one Monodelphis domestica isolate mMonDom1 chromosome 6, mMonDom1.pri, whole genome shotgun sequence genomic window:
- the BET1L gene encoding BET1-like protein isoform X2, protein MASWARGPGPGPGGGAAAVTDTDTDALLDGENRRLADGLAAKVTRLKTLALDMDRDAEEQNRYLDGMDSDFSSVTSLLSGSVKRFSTMTRSGRDNRRLLLCVAVGLIVLFFFLSYLVSKART, encoded by the exons ATGGCCAGCTGGGCCAGGG GCCCAGGTCCAGGCCCAGGGGGCGGTGCTGCCGCTGTCACGGACACGGACACGGACGCGCTCCTGGATGGCGAGAATCGGCGCCTGGCGGACGGGCTGGCGGCCAAGGTCACGCGACTCAAGACC ctGGCTTTGGACATGGACCGAGATGCTGAGGAGCAGAACCGCTACCTGGACGGCATG GACTCGGACTTCTCCAGCGTGACCAGCCTGCTGAGCGGGAGCGTGAAGCGCTTCTCCACCATGACCCGCTCAGGCCGTGACAACCGGCGGCTGCTGCTCTGCGTGGCTGTGGGGCTCATcgtcctcttcttcttcctctcctaccTGGTGTCCAAAGCTCGGACTTGA
- the BET1L gene encoding BET1-like protein isoform X1 — protein MASWARGPGPGPGGGAAAVTDTDTDALLDGENRRLADGLAAKVTRLKTLALDMDRDAEEQNRYLDGMVRAAATGGGGHAWGFARGSRLGQPRPHPLASCPGLGLLQRDQPAEREREALLHHDPLRP, from the exons ATGGCCAGCTGGGCCAGGG GCCCAGGTCCAGGCCCAGGGGGCGGTGCTGCCGCTGTCACGGACACGGACACGGACGCGCTCCTGGATGGCGAGAATCGGCGCCTGGCGGACGGGCTGGCGGCCAAGGTCACGCGACTCAAGACC ctGGCTTTGGACATGGACCGAGATGCTGAGGAGCAGAACCGCTACCTGGACGGCATGGTGAGGGCCGCGGCCACGGGGGGCGGTGGACACGCGTGGGGGTTCGCGCGGGGGAGCAGGCTTGGCCAGCCACGGCCACACCCTCTTGCCTCTTGCCCAGGACTCGGACTTCTCCAGCGTGACCAGCCTGCTGAGCGGGAGCGTGAAGCGCTTCTCCACCATGACCCGCTCAGGCCGTGA